A single window of Blastocatellia bacterium DNA harbors:
- a CDS encoding ABC transporter ATP-binding protein: MNDQQPIIEARNVTRRFGSLIAVDRLNLEVARGEIFGLVGPDGAGKTTTLRLLCGLLRPSEGQVWIAGYELLGQPDAVKEHIGYMPQRFGLYDDLTVDENMRFYADLFGLPSNERETFARQLLKMTRMEPFRRRRAAHLSGGMKQKLALMCTLLHRPTILLLDEPTSGVDPVSRRDFWVILYELVKEGLTVLVTTSYLDEAERCNRIGLIYQGRLIYCASPERLKQAVSELCYEVSGPDQRAAREVLQSCDGVLSVEPAGAVLHLFLSPARTSVAILEQQLSRHGLGPFQFKPLVPSLEDVFIALVRKAVTS, encoded by the coding sequence ATGAATGACCAACAGCCTATTATCGAGGCACGCAATGTGACGCGCCGCTTTGGCTCGCTCATCGCCGTTGATCGGTTGAATCTGGAGGTGGCGCGTGGCGAGATTTTTGGTTTGGTCGGCCCTGATGGCGCAGGCAAGACCACGACGCTGCGATTGCTCTGTGGTTTGCTACGCCCATCCGAAGGGCAGGTGTGGATCGCCGGCTATGAGCTCCTCGGTCAGCCCGACGCGGTGAAGGAGCATATCGGGTACATGCCCCAGCGATTTGGTCTCTATGATGATCTGACCGTTGACGAGAACATGCGATTCTATGCCGATTTGTTCGGCCTGCCGTCGAACGAACGGGAAACATTCGCCAGACAATTGCTCAAGATGACACGCATGGAACCGTTCCGTCGTCGCCGCGCGGCGCACCTGTCCGGCGGGATGAAACAGAAGCTGGCGTTGATGTGCACGTTGCTGCATCGGCCAACCATTCTTCTGCTGGATGAACCGACCAGCGGCGTTGATCCGGTCTCGCGTCGTGATTTTTGGGTGATTCTCTACGAGTTGGTCAAGGAAGGCTTGACTGTATTGGTCACCACATCCTATCTGGACGAAGCCGAGCGGTGCAATCGAATTGGGTTGATCTATCAAGGGCGCTTGATCTATTGCGCCTCACCGGAACGGCTCAAGCAGGCTGTCTCCGAGCTGTGTTATGAAGTGAGCGGTCCTGATCAACGGGCTGCCAGAGAGGTGTTGCAATCCTGTGATGGCGTGCTGAGTGTGGAACCGGCAGGAGCGGTGTTGCATCTGTTTTTGTCGCCGGCGCGCACATCGGTCGCCATCCTTGAGCAACAGCTCAGCCGACACGGGCTAGGACCTTTCCAGTTCAAGCCACTGGTTCCCTCGCTGGAGGATGTGTTTATTGCGTTAGTGCGCAAGGCTGTCACGTCATGA
- a CDS encoding TolC family protein, which produces MQTALLIVWVVMWAVTCHGQSSEAQPRRLHLSLKQAVELALAPAGHARVQLAEQLIRQSESRLAQSRAALLPIVDASVSEQNLTRNLEAFGIRFELPVAGFRLPTLAGPFSVFDARATVHQSLFDLSALRRFQAAQRALSSAQAESEHINDEIAGATAESYLAALRAKANLEQAESNVALAEALLNLAVNQKAAGTGTGIEVTRAGVQLANERQRLLVAQQELRRAYLQLASLIGVAFDVTLELSDTLDFAPLDSLGAEEAIRLALQTRADVKAQQWREQSAQLHYQATRAERFPSVVGFADYGSIGLGPNRAIPTRSYGLSVRIPLFDGGRRDARRAESLSLWRQETIKRDDLRRQIELEVRVSLDRLQSAEQQVKVAEQGLVLAENELAQAQRRYEAGVTTSLELTDAQTRLVRAKENRLTAVFNYHLAVLNVARAIGVVRQIIR; this is translated from the coding sequence ATGCAGACTGCTTTGCTCATTGTTTGGGTGGTAATGTGGGCTGTCACCTGTCATGGTCAATCGTCTGAAGCGCAGCCACGACGGTTGCATCTCAGTTTGAAGCAAGCGGTCGAGCTTGCTTTGGCGCCGGCCGGCCATGCGCGGGTTCAACTGGCCGAGCAACTGATTCGGCAGTCAGAGTCACGGCTGGCGCAGTCACGGGCAGCATTGCTGCCGATAGTGGATGCCTCGGTCAGCGAACAGAATCTGACGCGGAACCTGGAAGCCTTCGGCATCCGGTTTGAGCTTCCCGTGGCCGGATTCCGCCTGCCCACGCTGGCCGGACCGTTTTCGGTGTTCGATGCGCGCGCCACAGTTCATCAAAGCCTTTTCGATCTGAGTGCGCTGCGTCGGTTTCAAGCGGCGCAGAGGGCGCTGAGCAGCGCTCAGGCCGAAAGCGAGCATATCAATGACGAAATAGCGGGCGCCACGGCTGAGTCTTACTTGGCCGCGCTTCGTGCCAAAGCGAATCTGGAGCAGGCTGAGTCGAATGTGGCATTGGCCGAAGCGTTATTGAACTTGGCGGTTAACCAGAAGGCCGCCGGCACGGGCACCGGTATCGAGGTGACGCGGGCTGGCGTTCAATTAGCCAATGAACGACAACGCTTACTAGTGGCTCAACAGGAGCTGCGCCGCGCGTATCTTCAGTTGGCCAGCCTGATCGGTGTTGCGTTTGATGTCACATTAGAGCTGAGCGACACGCTCGATTTTGCGCCGTTGGACTCGCTCGGCGCTGAGGAGGCCATACGCCTTGCTCTTCAGACTCGCGCTGACGTCAAAGCGCAACAGTGGCGTGAGCAAAGCGCGCAGTTACATTATCAGGCGACGCGCGCTGAACGATTCCCCTCAGTGGTGGGCTTTGCCGATTATGGCTCAATTGGTTTAGGCCCAAACCGAGCGATCCCTACGCGCAGTTATGGCCTTTCGGTTCGCATTCCACTCTTTGATGGAGGGCGACGCGACGCGCGTCGCGCGGAGAGCTTGTCGCTGTGGCGCCAAGAGACGATCAAGAGGGATGATTTACGACGGCAGATCGAGCTGGAGGTTCGCGTGTCGCTTGACAGGTTACAATCGGCTGAGCAGCAGGTGAAGGTGGCAGAGCAAGGGCTTGTGTTGGCGGAAAACGAGCTTGCGCAAGCGCAACGTCGTTATGAAGCCGGCGTCACCACCAGTTTAGAATTGACCGATGCGCAGACGCGGTTGGTCAGAGCGAAGGAGAATCGTCTCACTGCCGTGTTCAATTATCATCTGGCCGTCCTCAACGTCGCCCGCGCTATCGGCGTGGTTCGCCAGATCATTCGCTGA
- a CDS encoding efflux RND transporter periplasmic adaptor subunit, whose protein sequence is MMTAKKVLIPTVLVVVAVVSLSLWWWTRSERKGSDSIRVSGNVELSEVKVSFKTAGRLVELLVDEGDVVKKGMTIARLDQEQLAHQRDRERAILTAAQSQYDQLKTAIEYQRQTVIGQIAQWQAELKQAEAHLRKLLAGSRAQEIEQAQALVQEARTQFEWAEKEWRRAQVLYANEDISTAQYDQARARYDAATATLKRAEQNAALVKEGPRAEDIEAARALVERARAGLRLAEAAKLELKRREQELTARRADVDRARAQVALVDAQLDDTVAVSTIDGVVLQKSAEVGEMLAAGATVITIGDLDRPWIRGYIGEQDLGRVKIGAKVKVTTDSFPNKVYWGRVSFIASEAEFTPKQIQTPEERVKLVYRIKIEVENPQHELKLNMPVDAEILLGAQ, encoded by the coding sequence ATGATGACCGCAAAGAAAGTGCTCATCCCGACGGTGTTGGTTGTTGTCGCTGTCGTTTCACTTAGCCTCTGGTGGTGGACGCGATCTGAACGGAAGGGCAGTGACAGCATTCGAGTCTCCGGCAATGTTGAATTGAGCGAAGTCAAGGTTTCGTTTAAGACAGCCGGACGATTAGTTGAGTTGCTGGTTGACGAAGGCGACGTGGTGAAGAAAGGCATGACGATTGCTCGGCTTGACCAGGAGCAGTTGGCGCATCAACGTGACCGGGAACGCGCCATCTTGACTGCTGCTCAGTCGCAATATGACCAATTGAAAACAGCTATCGAGTATCAGCGGCAAACGGTCATCGGACAAATTGCGCAATGGCAAGCTGAGTTGAAACAGGCCGAAGCCCATTTGCGCAAGCTGTTGGCTGGTTCACGCGCCCAGGAGATTGAACAGGCTCAGGCGCTTGTGCAGGAGGCGCGCACGCAGTTTGAATGGGCTGAGAAAGAATGGCGGCGCGCGCAGGTTTTGTATGCGAATGAAGACATCTCAACGGCGCAGTATGATCAGGCGCGCGCCCGATATGATGCGGCCACGGCGACACTGAAGCGAGCTGAGCAAAATGCGGCGCTGGTCAAAGAAGGTCCGCGAGCCGAGGATATTGAAGCGGCACGCGCGTTGGTCGAGCGAGCCAGGGCCGGACTGCGGCTGGCCGAGGCGGCCAAGCTGGAGCTGAAGCGACGCGAGCAAGAGTTGACGGCGCGACGCGCCGACGTGGATCGCGCGCGCGCCCAGGTAGCCCTTGTTGACGCACAACTGGATGACACCGTCGCCGTTTCCACAATTGATGGTGTTGTGCTGCAAAAAAGCGCCGAGGTTGGTGAAATGCTGGCTGCTGGGGCGACCGTGATCACCATTGGCGACTTGGATCGTCCGTGGATTCGCGGGTATATTGGTGAGCAGGATTTGGGGCGGGTCAAAATTGGCGCCAAGGTCAAGGTCACCACCGATTCATTTCCCAACAAGGTTTACTGGGGGCGCGTCTCATTCATTGCTTCGGAAGCCGAGTTCACGCCCAAACAAATCCAGACGCCTGAGGAGCGCGTCAAGCTCGTTTATCGAATTAAAATTGAGGTTGAGAATCCGCAGCACGAATTGAAGCTCAATATGCCTGTGGATGCGGAAATTTTATTGGGTGCGCAGTAG